GAGCCGTGGGGCGGCTCCTCACAAATGACTCCCGTGGCCACCGGCAGGCAAAAAAAGCCCGGCGGGGTTGCCGCCGGGCTTTTCAATTCTCTCGTTTCTCGCCTCACACGGGGTGCGGCTCCAGACCGCCCGCGTCGGGCTCGGGGCTCGGGCGCGTGCGGCCGGTCGTCGGGATCGGCGAGGGGCGCGCCGGCGGTGCGTCCGGCGGCACATCCTCGCGCACCGGGCGCTTGCCCTGCAGCAGGCCGATCAGCTCCTCGCCGGTCAGCGTCTCGAACTCCAGGAGGCCATTGGCCAGAGTATCGAGATCGGCGCGCTTCTCGGTCAGGATGCGCTTGGCGTCGTCATAACCTTCCTGCACCAGACGCCGAACCTCGGCGTCGATCGTCTGCTGCGTCGCTTCGGAAAGCGTCTGCGTGCGGCCCATCGAATAGCCGAGGAACTGCTCCTGCTGCGGCTCCGCATAGGCGACCGTGCCGAGCTTGTCCGAGAACCCCAGCTGCGTCACCATCGCCCGGGCGATGCGCGTGCATTGCTGAATGTCGCTCGCCGCGCCCGAAGTCACCTTGTCGTGGCCGAACACCAGCTCCTCCGCCACGCGACCGCCCATGGCGAGCGCCAGCATCGCTATCAGCTGCTCGTAGCTCTGCGAGATCTGATCACGTTCGGGGAGGCCCTGCACCATGCCCAGCGCGCGGCCGCGCGGAATGATGGTCGCCTTATGGATCGGGATCGACCCCGGCATGTTGAGCTGCACCAGCGCATGTCCGCCCTCGTGGAAGGCGGTGAGGCGCTTCTCCTCCTCCGTCATCACCAGAGTGCGACGCTCCGCGCCCATCATGATCTTGTCGCGCGCATCCTCGAACTCCTGACGCGTCACGATGCGCTTGCTGCGACGCGCCGCGAGCAGAGCGGCCTCGTTCACCAAGTTCATGAGATCGGCGCCCGAGAAGCCCGGCGTGCCGCGCGCGACCACCTTCAAATCCACATCCGGCGCCAGCGGCACTTTTCGCGCATGGACCTTCAGGATCTTCTCGCGGCCGATGAAGTCGGGGTTCGGCACATTGATCTGGCGATCGAAACGGCCGGGACGCATCAGCGCCGGATCGAGCACGTCCGGACGGTTGGTCGCGGCGATGAGGATGATGCCCTCATTGGCCTCGAAGCCGTCCATCTCGACGAGCAGCTGATTGAGCGTCTGCTCGCGCTCGTCATTGCCGCCCCCTAACCCAGCGCCGCGGTGACGACCCACCGCGTCGATCTCGTCGACGAAGATGATGCAGGGCGCGTTCTTCTTCGCCTGCTCGAACATGTCGCGCACGCGGGAGGCGCCGACGCCGACGAACATTTCGACGAAGTCCGAGCCCGAGATGGTGAAGAAGGGCACATTGGCCTCGCCGGCGATGGCGCGGGCGAGCAGCGTCTTGCCCGTGCCGGGCGGTCCGACCAGCAGCACGCCGCGCGGAATGCGCCCGCCGAGCCGCTGGAATTTTTGGGGATCGCGCAGGAACTCGACGATCTCCTGCAAATCCTCCTTCGCTTCGTCAACGCCGGCGACATCCTCGAAGGTCACGCGCCCCTGCGTCTCCGTCAGCAGCTTCGCCTTCGACTTGCCGAAGCCCATGGCGCGGCCGGCGCCGCCCTGCATCTGGCGCGACAGGAAGATCCACACGCCGAGGAAGGCGATGAGCGGCAGGCCATTGATCAGCAAGGTCATCAGCCAGCTGTTGCCGTCCGCCGCCGGCCGCGCGCTGATCGCGACATTCTTGGCGGTGAGCTTCTGCACCAGCGAGGGATCATTGGGCGCGTAAGTCGAGAACGGACGATTGTCCGAGAAATGGCCGGTGATCTCATTGCCCGCGATGGTCACGTCATGGACGCGTCCCTGATCGATTTGCGTGAGCAATTCGCTGAAGGAGATATCGCGGATCGGCGTGCGCTGACCCGGCTGCTGGAACAGCATGACGAGCGCCACGACGAGCAGCCCGATGATCGCCCACAGAGCGATGTTCCTGAAGTTTGCGTTCATGTCGAACCTGCGAAAGACGTTACCGTCCGAGGCCATCCTCGGCGACGGACGCCGTTCCGAGTAATCTAGGCGCGTCGCGACCGATTGCCAAGAGAAGGGCAGGGGACGGCCAGAGGGGCGCTTCGGCCACGCGAGACGGCCGTTCGGGGGCGCATTTTCAGCGCTTTGTCATAGGATCCGCGCCGCATGGCTTTTTTACGGCCGGCGATCCGCGCCGCCGTGGCGGCTCCGGGCGGATCGTCAGCGCGTGTGTCGCGAGCGCGATCGTCACGCCGCCGAGCGTTGTTTTGAAGGAGGCGCCGGCCGCCAGCGCCTCATGGAGGCGCTCGCAGGCGCGCTCCTGCCGCTCGAGCCGCGGCTCCGCTCCGCCGATACGCATGACCTCCGCCGCGACAACGCGCCGCAGCAGCTCTCGCGGCAGCGCCGCCATCGGCGCCGCGGCCACGCGAAACGTCGACGCGTCGCGCATCGCCGGCAGAGCGGCGGCGGCCTCCGCGGCGGCCTCGACGAGCGCCTCTTCGGCGCGCGCGGCGCGGGCGCTGAGACGCAGCAGCGCATCGACGCTGAGCCCTTGCTCGGCGAGCAGGGCGGAGAGGCTCCGCAGCCTGACGCGCGCATAGGCCGGGTTTTCGTTCGAGGGGTCGCGAAAAAAGGGTTGGCCGGCCGCTTCACATAGCGCCTCGAGCGCCTGCTTGCGCAGACCGAGTAGCGGCCGCAGCAGGGCGAGGCCGTCGAGGCGCGACGCCGGCGCCATTCCGGCGAGGCCGGCGACGCCGCTGCCGCGCGTCAGTCGGAACAAGATCGTCTCCGCCTGATCGTCGGCGTGATGCGCGGCGACGATGGCCGACGCGCCGACCGTGCGCGCGCAGTCCGCGAGCAGGCGATAGCGCGCATCGCGCGCGCGCTCTTGAATGCGGCTGCGCGGCTTCTCGCCCTCCCAGCGCAGAATGTGATGCTCGAAGCCGAGAGCGCGCGCCCATTCGCCCACTCGACGCGCCTCCTCGGCGGCCTCGGGGCGCAATCCGTGATCGACCGTCGCGACGGCGATGCGCTTCGTCTCGCGCAGCGACCATCGCGCCGCCAGCAGCATCAGCGCCATTGAATCCGGTCCTCCGGAGACGGCGAGCAGGAGGGAGTCATGCGCGGCGAGCGGCGCCAGCGTGTGGTCGGCGTCGGGAAGGGGAATGTCAGCGGGCATGACCGCCCGTCAGCACTGGTCCTTCCGGCTCTCGCGCTGCGCGGCCTCCTTCACGCGCGCCGGCGCGCCCGGATATTTCACGGCGATCTCGTTGAAGGAGGCGCAGGCCTGCTCCTTGGCGCCGATGGCGTGCAGCGATTGTCCGAGGCGCAGCATCGCTTCGGGAGCCTGCGGCGAGCTTGGAAATTTGGTCGAGATCTCGAGGAACTTCTCCGCCGCTTCGCGATGGCGCTCGCGCAGGAAGAAGCTCTCGCCGAGGTACAAGGTCGCCTGCGGGGCGAGCTTGCTCTTGGCGTTCTTCGCGAGAAAGCCGGAGAAGCCCTTCTCGGCCGCTTCATATTCGCCGAGACGCAGGCGCGAGAGCGCGACGTCGAACTCGTCGCGCGGCGACTGCGGCGCTGTCGGGAGGACGGCTGTCGCCGCGGCGGCGGGAGGCGGCGCGGCCGGAGCCGGCGCGACATTGGCATAGCCGTGCGTGAGATCGAGAGGCGCGCCGGGGGAGTGCAGATCCGAAGCCAGCGGCGCGCTCGGCGGCGTGGTTCCGAGCTGGCGCGGCGCCCCCGGCGCCGCCGGATCGCGGCTCGGATCGAAGGCGTCGCCGCGGCGCAGCGCGCCGCCGGTCGTGGCGGGGCCGGGCGCGGCGAGCGGGCCGGAGGGCTCGGCCGCCGCGCCGCGCGGAGGCGGCGGCAGAACGCCCTCGGCGGTACGGCGCAGCTGCTCTTCGAGACGGCGGACCTGATGCTGAAGCTCCTCGACCTGGCCGTTGAGCGAGCGGACGAGGCCTTCCAGCCGATCCATGCGCACGCCCGCCGCCGCGGCCTCGCGCGAGCCGGCCGGCTCTTCGTCGATGTCGCGCGGCCCGTGGTCGAAAAGCTGGGCGATGTCGAGCCGGCGGCCCAGCGACTGCAGCCCCTGGCCGAGCCGGCCGGCGCCGTCGGTTTCGGCGGCGGCCGCGGCGCCGGCGGAGAGGGAAGTCGCGGAGAGGGCGGCGGCGAGCGCCGCCAAGGCGAGCGAATTGCGCAAGAGCGGAGAGGCCATGATCGAAACCGCAGGCTGAGAGCAAAGGGCGACGCGCGCCGACGAATCTAGCATAGGCGGCGTTTCGGCCAAAATTGGGCGCGCGCCCGCCAGCGGCGCTTGCCGCGCGCGCTGCTCGAGGCATTATGCGCCGCTCATTCGTCGCGCGAGGCGTTTCTCATGCGCAAAGGCCTTGTCGCGGCCGTTCTGGCGTTCGCCGTCTTTCTCGCTCCGGCGGCGCGGGGCGCGGAGCCGCCCTGCGCGATGGAGGAGGCGACGCCGGTGGAGATCGCCGCGGTCGGGGCCGATCTCGATCTCCTGACGCAGGACGGGCGGCGCATCGCGCTCGCGGGTCTGGAGCTCCCCGCCGAGCCGTTCCGGGCGCGCCTGCGCGCGCTTCTCGAGGCGCGGCTCGCGGCGGGGCGTCTCGTGTTCCTCTCCGCGCCAGCGGCGCCGGACCGCTGGGGGCGGCTCGCCGGCGGACTTTATGTGGAGGGCGAGGGCGGCGAGGCGGCGCTCGTCTTTCTGGCCGAGACGCTGCTGCGGGAGGGGCTCGCGCGCTTTCGCCCCGATCCGGCCGCATTCCCTTGCCGCAATAGCCTGCTCGCGGCCGAGGCGGAGGCGCGTCGGAGCGGGCTTGGACTTTGGTCGGCGGGCGAGTATGTCGTCGTCGACGCCGGACGGCCCGACCGGCTGAAGGGGCGCAAGGGCATGGTGGTCGTCGAAGGCGTCGTCACGGGGATCGGCGAGGCCGGCGGTTCTCTCTACTTGAATTTCGGACCGAAACGATGGGCGGATTTCGCCGTCGTGATCTGGAAACGCAATCTCGAGACTTTCGAGCGGGAGGGGCTCCGCCCGCATCTTCTCTCGGGTCGGCGCGTGCGCGTGCGAGGCTTGATTGACACAGTTCACGGACCGCGCATGGAGCTCCTGGCTCCCGCGCAGATGGAGATCGTCGGCGCGCCCTGACCGTCGCGGTCCGCGCGCCGCGCTCGCCGTGGCGCTCGCGCTCGCCGCCGGCGGCTGCGCGCAGCTCG
The sequence above is a segment of the Methylosinus trichosporium OB3b genome. Coding sequences within it:
- the ybgF gene encoding tol-pal system protein YbgF, which translates into the protein MASPLLRNSLALAALAAALSATSLSAGAAAAAETDGAGRLGQGLQSLGRRLDIAQLFDHGPRDIDEEPAGSREAAAAGVRMDRLEGLVRSLNGQVEELQHQVRRLEEQLRRTAEGVLPPPPRGAAAEPSGPLAAPGPATTGGALRRGDAFDPSRDPAAPGAPRQLGTTPPSAPLASDLHSPGAPLDLTHGYANVAPAPAAPPPAAAATAVLPTAPQSPRDEFDVALSRLRLGEYEAAEKGFSGFLAKNAKSKLAPQATLYLGESFFLRERHREAAEKFLEISTKFPSSPQAPEAMLRLGQSLHAIGAKEQACASFNEIAVKYPGAPARVKEAAQRESRKDQC
- the ftsH gene encoding ATP-dependent zinc metalloprotease FtsH, translating into MNANFRNIALWAIIGLLVVALVMLFQQPGQRTPIRDISFSELLTQIDQGRVHDVTIAGNEITGHFSDNRPFSTYAPNDPSLVQKLTAKNVAISARPAADGNSWLMTLLINGLPLIAFLGVWIFLSRQMQGGAGRAMGFGKSKAKLLTETQGRVTFEDVAGVDEAKEDLQEIVEFLRDPQKFQRLGGRIPRGVLLVGPPGTGKTLLARAIAGEANVPFFTISGSDFVEMFVGVGASRVRDMFEQAKKNAPCIIFVDEIDAVGRHRGAGLGGGNDEREQTLNQLLVEMDGFEANEGIILIAATNRPDVLDPALMRPGRFDRQINVPNPDFIGREKILKVHARKVPLAPDVDLKVVARGTPGFSGADLMNLVNEAALLAARRSKRIVTRQEFEDARDKIMMGAERRTLVMTEEEKRLTAFHEGGHALVQLNMPGSIPIHKATIIPRGRALGMVQGLPERDQISQSYEQLIAMLALAMGGRVAEELVFGHDKVTSGAASDIQQCTRIARAMVTQLGFSDKLGTVAYAEPQQEQFLGYSMGRTQTLSEATQQTIDAEVRRLVQEGYDDAKRILTEKRADLDTLANGLLEFETLTGEELIGLLQGKRPVREDVPPDAPPARPSPIPTTGRTRPSPEPDAGGLEPHPV
- the tilS gene encoding tRNA lysidine(34) synthetase TilS, whose amino-acid sequence is MPADIPLPDADHTLAPLAAHDSLLLAVSGGPDSMALMLLAARWSLRETKRIAVATVDHGLRPEAAEEARRVGEWARALGFEHHILRWEGEKPRSRIQERARDARYRLLADCARTVGASAIVAAHHADDQAETILFRLTRGSGVAGLAGMAPASRLDGLALLRPLLGLRKQALEALCEAAGQPFFRDPSNENPAYARVRLRSLSALLAEQGLSVDALLRLSARAARAEEALVEAAAEAAAALPAMRDASTFRVAAAPMAALPRELLRRVVAAEVMRIGGAEPRLERQERACERLHEALAAGASFKTTLGGVTIALATHALTIRPEPPRRRGSPAVKKPCGADPMTKR
- a CDS encoding thermonuclease family protein; the encoded protein is MRKGLVAAVLAFAVFLAPAARGAEPPCAMEEATPVEIAAVGADLDLLTQDGRRIALAGLELPAEPFRARLRALLEARLAAGRLVFLSAPAAPDRWGRLAGGLYVEGEGGEAALVFLAETLLREGLARFRPDPAAFPCRNSLLAAEAEARRSGLGLWSAGEYVVVDAGRPDRLKGRKGMVVVEGVVTGIGEAGGSLYLNFGPKRWADFAVVIWKRNLETFEREGLRPHLLSGRRVRVRGLIDTVHGPRMELLAPAQMEIVGAP